TCTAGATCAATGGTTTGAAAAGATGAAACAAAAAAAGCATTCTCGTGTTTCAATCATACATGGAAATGTTTCACCTCAACACGTCGTAAGCAATGAAAAAGGGAAAGGTTACTTTATTAACTTTGAAAGGTCGTCTATCGCTTCTCCCGTATATGATTTAGTTACATTACTACACCGTACATTACGAACGTACCCTGTGAATAACCATGAATGTGTCGAGTGGATTCAGCATTATCAACAATTTAACTCATTAAAGGAAGAAGAACGTTTTTTGCTATATAGTTACGGTTCATATCCTGAACAATTATATAATATTGTTCGCAAACATTTATCACGTACAACAATTAACAATGAGCTTCAGGGCACTGAACAATTACTACGGGCATACTGGCAAATGAAAAACATTGAGTTTGTTATTATGCAGTTAATTGGTGAAGAACAAATGCATAGCAATGAATAAAAAGAATCCCATATATAACATTTCATATGTTGTGTATGGGATTTTTTAAATCCAATTAAATTCAAATGCTACTGCAATAACGACTAATAAAGCAAGTATAAACACATCAAACGTAGTCGGAAAAAAGATGGTACGAAGTAATTGAAAGACTGCAATAGGAATGATCATTTGTCCACAAATATCGCGAAGCTGACGCGCCCACGGTGGGAGGGAAAAAGGTGTGTATTTCCGTCTCATAGCTAGCCTCCTTACAATTAAATAAGCTAGTGATTTTCACAGCTGCACTTTTCTTATGGCTTTTTTCGAATTAATAGTTGTTTTTCGTACTACCATATCACTACGCAAACAACTAGAACTTCGTGGACTTAATAGTGTTAGAATTTATAAGAGTATTTGAAAATATTAACAAAATTAATGAAAAGAGCCTTTCGTAAAGATGAGATTTTATGGAATTGCATCGGTTTAAAGAAGGGAAAATGCTTGGAACAATTATTGGTATATTTTAAGACTATAAACATCTCATCGGAAAAAAGCTTTTACAATAAATGCTCGTAATTTAACCTATATTAAAGTATGCCACCATCAATGAAATAGTGCATTCACCCATCCAATTTGCTCACTAATGAATAACTTTAAAAAAATTTGGCTAAGATGATTGACGACAAAAACAATTTTTCGGTAGTATATAGAATATAAATATGATACTATTGACAAACATATAAGAGATGCTTTCAAGATAATTGAACAATATCTAAAAGCGTAGACAGGGAAGAGTACAATAGGTAGCTCCTTCAGAGAGAGAAATTTATAGCTGAGAAATTTCTTAGGATCGCTATTATTAGAAAGTCACCCTTAAGCTGCTTCTTTGAAAGATCGATGTGTCGATTAGAAGAAGCCGGATGCAACCGTTATTGTATAAGCGCTTAAACTTCATTGTGTAATAGTGTAGTTTAAGAATTAAGGTGGTACCGCGGAAAATAAACTCCTTTCGTCCTTTTTTTGGATGGAGGAGTTTTTATTTTTTAAATAGGCTGCTTTTCGCATTGATTGGCGTTTTTCGAACGTTGCTATTTTAATTTTCTTAAACTAAATTTATGACAAGAGCTTTAAGCTATTAGTCAGGAGGAACTAACATGGAAACAAATGAACAAATGCTATCGACAAAATACGATCCAAATAAAGTTGAAAAAGATCGTTATAAGTTTTGGCTGGAAGGAAAGTATTTTGAGGCAACTGGAGAAAGTGATAAAGAACCTTATACAATTGTGATACCCCCACCAAATGTAACAGGTAAGCTACATTTAGGTCATGCTTGGGATACAACATTACAAGATATATTGACGCGTATGAAGCGTATGCAAGGGTTTGATGTTCTTTGGTTACCTGGAATGGATCACGCGGGTATTGCTACTCAAGCAAAGGTCGAAGCTAAGCTTCGTGAACAAGGTACATCTAGATATGATTTAGGAAGAGAAAAATTTGTTGAGGAAACGTGGAAGTGGAAAGAGGAGTACGCTAGTCATATTCGTCAGCAGTGGTCAAAGCTTGGCTTAGGGCTAGATTATTCACGCGAGCGTTTTACACTTGATGAAGGGCTTTCTAAAGCTGTTCGTGAGGTTTTCGTAACATTGTACAAAAAAGGTCTTATTTATCGTGGAGAATATATTATTAACTGGGACCCACAAACAAAGACAGCCCTGTCAGATATTGAAGTGATTCATAAAGATGTGCAAGGTGCATTTTATCATATGCGTTATCCACTAACGGACGGTTCAGGGTATATCGAAATTGCTACAACTCGGCCTGAGACGATGCTTGGAGATACTGCTATAGCAGTTCATCCAAAGGATGAGCGCTATAAGCATTTGATTGGAAAAACAGCTAAACTACCAATAATCGGAAGAGAACTAAAAATCGTAGGTGATGACTATGTTGATATGGAGTTCGGGTCTGGAGCGGTAAAAATTACACCAGCCCATGATCCGAATGACTTTGAAATTGGCAACCGTCATAACCTTGAAAGAGTTCTTGTAATGAATGAAGACGGAACGATGAATGAAAATGCTGGTAAATATCAAGGGATGGATCGCTTCGAATGCCGTAAGCAAATTGTGAAAGATTTAGAAGAGCAAGGAGTCCTCTTTAAAATTGAGGAGCATATGCATTCAGTAGGTCATAGCGAACGAAGTGGAGCTGTAGTTGAGCCGTATTTGTCAACACAATGGTTTGTAAAAATGCAGCCATTAGCTGATGAAGCGATTAAGTTACAGCAAACAGGTGATAAGGTGAATTTTGTTCCTGATCGCTTTGAAAAAACGTATTTACGCTGGATGGAAAATATTCGTGATTGGTGCATTTCTCGTCAATTGTGGTGGGGACACCGTATTCCTGCATGGTACCATAAGGAGACAGGTGAAGTTTATGTAGACCATGAACCACCAGCTGATGTTGAAAACTGGGAACAAGACACTGATGTATTAGATACTTGGTTCAGCTCAGCACTTTGGCCGTTTTCAACGATGGGATGGCCTGATGAATCTTCATTGGATTACAATCGTTATTACCCATCGAATGTTCTCGTTACTGGTTATGATATTATTTTCTTCTGGGTGTCAAGAATGATTTTCCAAGCTCTCGAGTTTACTGGGAAACGTCCTTTCGATGATGTATTAATACATGGACTCGTACGTGCTTCAGATGGAAGAAAAATGAGTAAATCTTTAGGAAATGGTGTAGATCCAATGGATGTCATCGACCAATATGGTGCTGATTCCTTACGATATTTCCTTGCAACAGGTAGCTCTCCAGGCCAAGATTTACGTTATAGTACGGAGAAGGTCGAGGCTACTTGGAACTTTGCTAATAAAATATGGAATGCATCGAGATTCGTAATAATGAATTTAGATGGCCTCAAGTATGAAGAAATAGATTTAACAGGGGAAATGTCGGTAGCAGATCAATGGATATTAACAAGACTTAATGAGACAATCGAAAAGGTTACAATTTTAGCAGATAAATATGAATTTGGTGAAGTTGGTCGTGTGTTATATAACTTCATTTGGGATGATTTCTGTGATTGGTATATAGAAATGGCTAAACTCCCATTATATGGGGATGATGTCAAGTCAAAGAAAACGACACGAAGTGTATTAGCATATGTGTTAGATAATACTCTACGTTTATTACATCCGTTTATGCCTTTTATTACCGAGGAAATTTGGCAAAATATACCTCGTGATGGAGACTCAATAACTGTTGCTAAGTGGCCACAGGTTCGTTCAGAACTTTCGAACGAACAAGCTGCAAATGATATGCGCTTACTCGTTGATATTATTCGATCAGTCCGCAACGTTCGAGCTGAAGTGAATACACCAATGAGTAAAAAGATTAAGCTACACATCAATGCAAAAGATGAGAATGTAGCTACTCGACTAGAAGACAATCGTTCATATATCGATAAATTCTGTAATCCAAGTGAATTAATGATCGGAGTAGGGTTACAACCACCTGCAAAGTCTATGACAGCTGTAGTAACTGGTGTAGAATTAATTCTACCACTTGAAGGTTTAATTAATATTGAAGAAGAAGTGCAACGTCTACAAAAAGAAATGGAGAAGCTGGATAAAGAAGTAGATCGCGTTCAAAAGAAATTAAGTAATGAAGGTTTCGTCAACAAAGCTCCAGAAAAAGTAATTGCTGAAGAACGTGCTAAAGAACAGGATTATGTTGAAAAGCGTGAAACGGTTCGTGCTCGTATCGCCGAACTGAAAGGATAATACATTAATAAAGATCGGACTCATGTGTAAGGCATGATGAATGAGGGGCATTTTACCAAGGATTATTCAAAATTCATTTGTAGACAAATGAATGATGGATAGACTAAAATATAACACGAACCTGAGAGGGTTCGTGTTTTTTGAATATAACAAAGCTGCAGTGTTTGCGAAGGATAATCAAAGAGCTGCACTTTTCTATAATCTAGATGCAACAATCCTAGATATGATTTCGCCGTTAAAATAAGCTTTTTATAGATCACGCAGAGTTGTAGTTTTTGTGAGGGAAGATAAGAGAATCAAGCGCTTTACGCTAATTAACATTTTTATTTGGGAGGAGTTTTATGGTAGTTACATATAAGGAAGCTATAGATTGGATTCATTCAAGACTTCGTTTAGGTATGAAGCCAGGACTAAAAAGAATGGAGTGGATGATGGAGCGTTTGGCTCATCCTGAACAACATATTCAAACAATCCATGTTGCTGGGACAAATGGTAAAGGTTCGACGGTATGTTATTTGAGAACAATTCTACAAGAGGCAGGCTACAACATAGGTACTTTTACTTCACCTTACATTGAACAATTTAATGAACGAATTAGCATCAATGGTGTTCCAATTCATGATGAGGAAATTGTCAGTTTAGTTAATGAGATTAAACCGTTAGCAGAACAGTTAGAACATACTGAGTTAGGTTCGCCTACCGAATTTGAAGTAATCACTGCGATGGCATTGGTTTACTTTGCAAAAACAAAGGCAGTTGACCTCGTAATCTTTGAGACAGGTCTAGGAGGTAGGTTAGATTCTACGAATGTTATTAACCCACTGTTTTCCATTATTACGAACATCGGGTTTGATCATACTGCCATACTTGGCGAGACAGTTGAAGAAATTGCATATGAAAAAAGTGGAATTATAAAGCCAGGCTCACCAGTGATTACTTCGGTTGAACAGAAAGAAGCCTTACAAGTCATTTTAGCAAAAGCACAGTCTACAAATTCTCAAGTATTTCAATATAACCTTGATTTTACTATTGCTAATTATCAATCGACTAAAAGCGGTGAAGCATTCTCAATTAAGACTCCTTTTCTAACAATAAATGATCTCAACTCTAAGATGAAAGGTGCTCATCAAGTGAAAAATGCGGCCCTAGCAATTATGGCAGCCGTATATTTGAAAACACATTTTTCAATGACCATAGAAGAAGTACATATTCGTAATGGAATAAAGAATGCATTTTGGGCTGGTCGTTTTGAAACACTTATGACAGAACCGTTGGTTATCATTGATGGTGCACATAACCCAGAAGGAATTCAAGCCTTATGTAAAACTCTTAACGATCACTTTAACGATAAGAAGATACATATCATATTTTCTGCTTTAGCAGATAAACACATTGGAGATATGCTTAACCCTTTAGCTGATATTGCTGAACGACTTATATGTACTTCGTTCGATTTTCCTAGGTCTTTATCAGCAAGAGAATTGTATGATCAATGTAGTAGAAGTAATAAGGATTACGAGGAAGATTGGAAAGTAGTTATTAATGAAAAGCTAAACTCCATACCTAAAGATGACGTTCTTATTATCACAGGTTCACTATATTTTATATCAGAAGTACGATTACATATATTAGGATGTTTATCGTAGTATTTTCATATAACATATGACTTTTGTCTGAAAATTTGGTAAAATATAGACGATAAACTGGTAAATATGAAATATGTGGTAGAGGAGGACGATATTTGAAATTTAAAAACATATTATGGGTATTTTGGGCCATATATACACCTTTAGTTTTATACTTAGTATTTTCAAATACGAGTCCTTTATTATATGAGAATGCTCAGGATATTCTTTTATTTTTAATCTTAATGATTATTGTTTGTTTTTTTCCTATCATTGTTAATGAGACGCCGATATTTTTTGGCCAAGCTGTGTTATTAGCTGTGTTTTTATCGTTTGGCTTATTTGTTGAGATGGTAGTAATGCAGCTTTCTATCGTCGTACTTCTATTAAGGTTACGTATTAGCAAAAGCGATTTATATCGTTACCCATTAAATTCAATCATGTTCATATCAATTTCTATCATAGGAGGCTTAGTATATTATAGCCTAGGAGGCACTCATGGTGATGAAATAGTCAGTTTAACTCAGATAGTCATACCAATAATTGGTTATTTAGTAGCTATTTTTATTTCAAACCAACTGTTTTTAGCAATAATTGATTATGTGAAATACAAAAGAAAAATAAAAAAGTCACTGTTAAGTCGAGACATGTTATGGGAAGTAATAACTACTTGTATTCTTATTCCTTTTGGCCTTATTTTATTCTTATTATATGAACAACTAGGTATACAAGCATTAATTTATACAGGCTTACCATTTATATGTATCGTAACTATGATTCAACTCTATAATTCAAGCCGAAAAGTCAATAATTATTTACAACGTGCTAGTGAAATAGGTCATCAACTTGCAGAACAGCTAAAAGTGGAACAAGTAATAGATTTATTTTTAGAGAAGCTCACGATGATGTTTCCAGTAGATTTAGCATATATTTTAGATGTGGTTAATGATGATACTCTTAATTTAATTAGGTATTATGAATGTTCTGAGGAAAAAAAGCTCACAATTCCTCCATTACAAAAGTATGAAGGGATTGCTGGAGAGGTTTGGGCTTCTAAGAAACCAGTTATCTATCATTCTCGTAACAACTGGAAATCGGTTATGAATGGCTGTTTACCATCAACGGTAGAAAGTGTTATGGCTGTCCCTGTTGTGCGAAACCAAACGGTTGTTTCTGTCATTGTTTTAGCTTCCCATAAGAAACGTGCATATAAAAAATATCAGTTAATGCTAGTAGATTTATTAGGATCTTATTTGGCTGTAGCGATTGAAAATGCGCGTCATTATGAAGAAGCTAAGCATAAAAGTGAACATGATGGTTTAACGAAAATATACAACTATCAATATTTTGAAGGCTTATTAAGTCAAGAAATGGATGTATTATCAAAAAAAGATTGGTACAAGACGCTATCCATCATCTTAATTGATATAGACCATTTTAAAGCGGTGAATGATACTTATGGCCATCAAAGTGGAAATGACATTCTTCGTGATACTGCTATGCTGTTAACAGAGATTGTAGGGAATGAAGGAACAGTGGCACGCTATGGGGGAGAAGAATTCATTATTCTATTACCCTTCTACGACCGTCAATCAGCATTTTCTTTGGCGGAGGAAATTCGGAAGAAGATTGCAACAAGGCCATTTCATATTACTGGGAATTTATCTGATAAGAAAGTCAAACAAGTTAAAATTACTGCCAGTATAGGAATTGCGACCTCTCCTTACGATGGAGAAAATCCGATAGAGCTCATTCGTACAGCTGATAGAGCAATGTATACAGGTGCGAAGCAAGCAGGAAGAAATAAAGTAGCTGTGCTTGCACAATAGATTACATTAATAATGAAAATTTTATAATGGATGCTTTGTTGATTGGTTTTTAAAAGTAGTAATCATAGTATCATTTCATCTATCAAATGAAGATAGTAATAAAAAAACTAGTTGTTGTACTCAGGTTTATCGGAAAATAACAACAAAGTAAACATAGAGAACCCTCCAGCCACTGTAATTAATGAGTTGTAGCTTAGCATATGAGTTCAGAAGAAACTGGTCAAAATATATGTAGATGGAGCTAATCATATGGTATATGTGTATCTATATATTTTTTTATTATCACTAATTCTCGGCTCTTTTTTCAATGTTATTGGCCTACGTGTCCCAAAGGGGGAGTCGATTGTTGCTCCTCGCTCTGCTTGTCTTAACTGCAAGAGACAGCTTACATCACTTGAGCTTATCCCTGTCTTTTCATTTATCATTCAAGGAGGGAAATGTCGTAAATGTAAATCATCTATTTCCCCTCTTTACCCTTTTGTTGAATTAATGACTGCAATTCTTATCACAATTTCCCCATTGATATTAGGTTGGTCGATGGAATTATTAGTTTGTTGGACAATGATTTCGATGTTGATGATCCTCTTTGTTTCAGATATTACTTTCATGCTAATACCAAACAAAGTCTTGTTATTTTTCACAATTGTGTTTGTGATTGAACGCATTTTCCTTCCGTTAACACCGTGGTGGGATGCCATCATAGGCGCGCTTATTTCGTTTTGTTTACTAAGCCTTATTTCAATAATAAGCAGAGGAGGAATAGGTGGTGGAGATATTAAACTGTTTAGTCTTCTAGGGGTCGTCCTTGGCTCTAAAGGGGTGTTGTTAGCATTTTTTTGTTCAACATTATTTGGTGCTTTGTATGGGTTATTGGGGATGTTGTTAAGCAGGCTAAATCGGAAAATTCCCATTCCATTTGTCCCGTTTATTTTGCTTGGAACAATCATTAGTTATTATTTTAGTGAAATAATAATATCGTGGTATGTTAACAAGATGATTGTTATTTAATATTAAGACTCTTTTCGTAAACTTTGTTACTATTGTTAACATAATTAACAAAAAAGTTATTTTATATTGTAAATCATCGTTATATAGAAAAAAGGGTGCCCCGAATTCTAGTTGTGTAGGTGTTTATTCCTTAATTTGAAATACAACAACCAATGCGAAAACGGCCAATATTAAAAACGAGCCAAAAAAGCGACTAAGAAATTTGACGAAAACCTTTAATATTAAGACGACAAAAGTCTTGTGTTTTTTTTGAAACCCTATGCTACCATTGGAGCAAGCTAAGAAATGTGACACTAGGCGGTGAAAGTGTGGACGAGCAAAAAGAACATATATCAATTAAAATTAACGGAAAAGAGCAAAATGGGGTTCAAAGAAAAAAAAAGAA
This portion of the Cytobacillus sp. IB215665 genome encodes:
- a CDS encoding valine--tRNA ligase — translated: MLSTKYDPNKVEKDRYKFWLEGKYFEATGESDKEPYTIVIPPPNVTGKLHLGHAWDTTLQDILTRMKRMQGFDVLWLPGMDHAGIATQAKVEAKLREQGTSRYDLGREKFVEETWKWKEEYASHIRQQWSKLGLGLDYSRERFTLDEGLSKAVREVFVTLYKKGLIYRGEYIINWDPQTKTALSDIEVIHKDVQGAFYHMRYPLTDGSGYIEIATTRPETMLGDTAIAVHPKDERYKHLIGKTAKLPIIGRELKIVGDDYVDMEFGSGAVKITPAHDPNDFEIGNRHNLERVLVMNEDGTMNENAGKYQGMDRFECRKQIVKDLEEQGVLFKIEEHMHSVGHSERSGAVVEPYLSTQWFVKMQPLADEAIKLQQTGDKVNFVPDRFEKTYLRWMENIRDWCISRQLWWGHRIPAWYHKETGEVYVDHEPPADVENWEQDTDVLDTWFSSALWPFSTMGWPDESSLDYNRYYPSNVLVTGYDIIFFWVSRMIFQALEFTGKRPFDDVLIHGLVRASDGRKMSKSLGNGVDPMDVIDQYGADSLRYFLATGSSPGQDLRYSTEKVEATWNFANKIWNASRFVIMNLDGLKYEEIDLTGEMSVADQWILTRLNETIEKVTILADKYEFGEVGRVLYNFIWDDFCDWYIEMAKLPLYGDDVKSKKTTRSVLAYVLDNTLRLLHPFMPFITEEIWQNIPRDGDSITVAKWPQVRSELSNEQAANDMRLLVDIIRSVRNVRAEVNTPMSKKIKLHINAKDENVATRLEDNRSYIDKFCNPSELMIGVGLQPPAKSMTAVVTGVELILPLEGLINIEEEVQRLQKEMEKLDKEVDRVQKKLSNEGFVNKAPEKVIAEERAKEQDYVEKRETVRARIAELKG
- a CDS encoding folylpolyglutamate synthase/dihydrofolate synthase family protein encodes the protein MVVTYKEAIDWIHSRLRLGMKPGLKRMEWMMERLAHPEQHIQTIHVAGTNGKGSTVCYLRTILQEAGYNIGTFTSPYIEQFNERISINGVPIHDEEIVSLVNEIKPLAEQLEHTELGSPTEFEVITAMALVYFAKTKAVDLVIFETGLGGRLDSTNVINPLFSIITNIGFDHTAILGETVEEIAYEKSGIIKPGSPVITSVEQKEALQVILAKAQSTNSQVFQYNLDFTIANYQSTKSGEAFSIKTPFLTINDLNSKMKGAHQVKNAALAIMAAVYLKTHFSMTIEEVHIRNGIKNAFWAGRFETLMTEPLVIIDGAHNPEGIQALCKTLNDHFNDKKIHIIFSALADKHIGDMLNPLADIAERLICTSFDFPRSLSARELYDQCSRSNKDYEEDWKVVINEKLNSIPKDDVLIITGSLYFISEVRLHILGCLS
- a CDS encoding sensor domain-containing diguanylate cyclase; the encoded protein is MKFKNILWVFWAIYTPLVLYLVFSNTSPLLYENAQDILLFLILMIIVCFFPIIVNETPIFFGQAVLLAVFLSFGLFVEMVVMQLSIVVLLLRLRISKSDLYRYPLNSIMFISISIIGGLVYYSLGGTHGDEIVSLTQIVIPIIGYLVAIFISNQLFLAIIDYVKYKRKIKKSLLSRDMLWEVITTCILIPFGLILFLLYEQLGIQALIYTGLPFICIVTMIQLYNSSRKVNNYLQRASEIGHQLAEQLKVEQVIDLFLEKLTMMFPVDLAYILDVVNDDTLNLIRYYECSEEKKLTIPPLQKYEGIAGEVWASKKPVIYHSRNNWKSVMNGCLPSTVESVMAVPVVRNQTVVSVIVLASHKKRAYKKYQLMLVDLLGSYLAVAIENARHYEEAKHKSEHDGLTKIYNYQYFEGLLSQEMDVLSKKDWYKTLSIILIDIDHFKAVNDTYGHQSGNDILRDTAMLLTEIVGNEGTVARYGGEEFIILLPFYDRQSAFSLAEEIRKKIATRPFHITGNLSDKKVKQVKITASIGIATSPYDGENPIELIRTADRAMYTGAKQAGRNKVAVLAQ
- a CDS encoding prepilin peptidase, translating into MVYVYLYIFLLSLILGSFFNVIGLRVPKGESIVAPRSACLNCKRQLTSLELIPVFSFIIQGGKCRKCKSSISPLYPFVELMTAILITISPLILGWSMELLVCWTMISMLMILFVSDITFMLIPNKVLLFFTIVFVIERIFLPLTPWWDAIIGALISFCLLSLISIISRGGIGGGDIKLFSLLGVVLGSKGVLLAFFCSTLFGALYGLLGMLLSRLNRKIPIPFVPFILLGTIISYYFSEIIISWYVNKMIVI